The following proteins are co-located in the Patescibacteria group bacterium genome:
- a CDS encoding transketolase — protein MPIVRQTTVPLTDNKLRELELLANTIREDLLKMLTTAGSGHSAGPLGMADIFTALYFHVLHHNPKLPNWEDRDRLFLSNGHIVPIRYATMAHAGYFPKAELATLRKFGSRLQGHPEVRFLPGLENTSGPLGDGSPQSAGAAYIAKLENRPWHTFCIMSDGELAAGITWEAALFAGKNKLHNLTWIIDRNNIQIDGYTEDIMPLERLRDKFEAFNFTVIEIDGHNIKEFVEATDRAKATWETPTVIIAHTIPGKGVSYMEFEPSWHGKTPKAGDELKSALKELRTLGGTIRSEME, from the coding sequence ATGCCAATCGTTCGACAAACAACAGTGCCACTGACAGATAATAAACTCCGCGAGCTTGAGCTCTTAGCGAACACCATCCGAGAAGATCTCCTAAAGATGCTGACCACAGCCGGGAGCGGACACTCGGCTGGACCGCTTGGCATGGCGGATATTTTTACGGCGCTGTACTTCCATGTCCTGCATCACAATCCGAAACTTCCGAACTGGGAGGATCGTGATAGATTGTTCCTGAGTAACGGCCACATCGTTCCTATTCGCTACGCCACGATGGCTCATGCGGGATACTTCCCCAAGGCGGAGTTAGCAACGCTCAGAAAATTTGGCTCACGTCTTCAGGGGCATCCTGAGGTTCGTTTCTTGCCTGGTCTGGAAAATACATCTGGTCCGCTCGGCGATGGGTCTCCCCAATCGGCCGGTGCCGCCTACATTGCCAAGCTAGAAAACCGCCCCTGGCACACCTTCTGTATCATGAGCGATGGCGAGCTAGCCGCTGGAATTACCTGGGAAGCGGCCTTATTCGCAGGAAAAAACAAACTACATAATCTTACCTGGATCATCGACAGAAACAACATCCAGATCGATGGCTATACTGAAGACATCATGCCGCTCGAGCGTCTGCGCGATAAGTTCGAAGCCTTCAATTTCACGGTCATAGAAATCGATGGACACAACATTAAAGAGTTCGTTGAAGCGACTGATCGAGCCAAAGCCACCTGGGAAACACCAACGGTAATCATCGCTCACACCATCCCAGGCAAAGGCGTCAGCTACATGGAGTTTGAACCAAGCTGGCACGGTAAGACGCCCAAAGCTGGCGATGAACTAAAAAGCGCCCTGAAAGAATTACGAACCTTGGGCGGTACTATCAGGTCTGAGATGGAATAA
- a CDS encoding glycosyltransferase family 1 protein, translated as MRIGIDARFFGPRTGGGGLGRYVSELVNNLQKIDHENEYVIFLKKENFHEFVVTGANFSKKMVDVPWYSLAEQTVMPREIAHAKVNFMHYSHWNVPVLSRVPFIVTIHDLILLDDPSSARATTRGPLVHGIKQLGHRLVLEKAIHGSRHIITVSEASRRSILGHFRVKPNKVSVIHNGVNAPLEGRGVSLRDLGVVEPFILYVGNMYPHKNLDTLLDAFAGAHARHPGIQLVMAGKFDEFGKKLEGRALEYGFGSGEVRFLNLPTDEELGALYRHAALLAYPSRIEGFGIPPVEALLAGTKVMASNASSMPEVLGDYVRYVDPDDTDDMAKVMLDAVERPEKWAGLKEKGADFAKRYSWEKAARQTLEIYLLYGQRRI; from the coding sequence ATGCGAATAGGCATAGACGCACGATTTTTTGGTCCACGTACGGGGGGAGGCGGACTTGGCCGCTATGTCTCAGAATTAGTGAACAATTTGCAAAAGATTGATCATGAAAATGAGTACGTTATTTTTCTCAAAAAAGAAAACTTCCACGAGTTCGTGGTCACTGGGGCGAATTTTTCAAAAAAGATGGTTGACGTGCCTTGGTATTCGCTTGCGGAGCAGACGGTGATGCCAAGGGAAATAGCGCACGCCAAGGTCAATTTCATGCACTATTCGCACTGGAACGTGCCTGTCCTATCTCGCGTGCCGTTTATCGTCACAATCCACGATTTGATTCTTCTTGACGACCCATCGAGCGCCAGGGCGACAACACGCGGGCCATTGGTTCACGGAATCAAGCAGCTTGGCCACCGTCTAGTACTCGAAAAAGCCATTCATGGTTCTCGCCACATCATCACGGTTTCAGAGGCGAGTCGCAGGTCTATTCTGGGGCACTTTCGCGTGAAGCCAAACAAAGTGAGCGTGATTCATAACGGCGTGAACGCGCCTTTGGAAGGTAGAGGAGTGTCACTCAGAGATCTCGGAGTCGTCGAGCCGTTCATTCTCTATGTGGGCAACATGTATCCGCACAAGAATTTGGACACTTTACTTGACGCCTTCGCTGGCGCACACGCGCGTCATCCAGGAATTCAGCTCGTCATGGCCGGAAAGTTTGATGAGTTTGGGAAGAAACTTGAGGGGCGCGCGCTTGAGTATGGATTCGGCAGCGGGGAAGTACGTTTTCTCAATTTACCAACTGATGAAGAACTTGGTGCGCTTTATCGCCATGCTGCGCTGCTGGCTTATCCATCCAGAATCGAAGGGTTCGGCATCCCACCCGTCGAAGCATTACTCGCGGGGACAAAGGTGATGGCCAGCAACGCGTCGAGCATGCCAGAAGTATTGGGAGACTATGTCCGCTACGTTGATCCGGACGATACTGATGACATGGCTAAGGTGATGCTGGACGCGGTTGAACGCCCAGAGAAATGGGCTGGCTTGAAAGAAAAAGGTGCCGATTTTGCTAAAAGGTATAGCTGGGAGAAGGCAGCCAGGCAGACGCTAGAAATTTATTTGCTCTACGGCCAGCGCCGCATCTAA
- a CDS encoding DUF4349 domain-containing protein produces MAIKNTSSVGFWSVIIGGVLLIILLGSFSWFQTRGHMFGGNTLLLPGTTRTMMGGVTVGSSGQAVSIGAPMMDAYYGTKSASESAFISPMPPVYYNGGDTAATATPRIIKNASLTLEVKSSRESATMVANIAKLNDGFVESSNVVENQDGTVSAYVTIRVPENKFDDTISSLTGLALRVTTQTVNGQDVTEQYTDLEARLKSAKAVEEQYLEILKKATKIEDILSVTERLNQIRYEIDSVAGQIKYLGNQTTYSTISVNLTEQANLNIPAGKFDLGRDFKQAGQAVILLAEAFLTFAIWFVIIGGALAIPSAVIIFLAYKLIKKLIRS; encoded by the coding sequence ATGGCCATCAAAAACACATCATCAGTAGGGTTCTGGTCGGTGATCATCGGCGGAGTGCTTCTCATAATTCTGTTGGGCAGTTTTTCTTGGTTCCAGACACGCGGACACATGTTTGGCGGAAATACTCTGCTCCTTCCGGGTACCACTCGCACTATGATGGGCGGCGTGACCGTTGGCTCTAGCGGCCAAGCGGTGTCTATTGGGGCACCCATGATGGACGCCTACTACGGCACAAAATCCGCCAGCGAATCAGCCTTCATCTCGCCCATGCCGCCTGTGTATTACAACGGCGGTGACACGGCCGCTACCGCCACGCCGCGGATTATAAAAAATGCCTCACTGACGCTTGAGGTGAAGTCATCACGTGAAAGCGCCACCATGGTTGCGAATATAGCCAAGCTAAATGATGGCTTTGTCGAATCATCAAACGTGGTCGAGAACCAAGACGGTACGGTCTCCGCCTACGTCACTATCCGAGTTCCGGAAAACAAATTCGACGACACTATTTCTTCGCTCACTGGCCTGGCTCTCCGCGTGACCACGCAAACGGTCAATGGCCAGGATGTTACCGAACAATATACAGACCTGGAAGCCCGCCTCAAATCAGCCAAAGCGGTTGAGGAACAGTATTTAGAAATCCTGAAGAAAGCTACAAAGATTGAAGATATTCTCTCTGTTACCGAACGCTTAAACCAGATCCGATACGAAATTGATTCAGTAGCCGGACAAATTAAATACCTCGGCAACCAAACCACTTATTCAACTATCTCGGTTAATCTCACCGAACAAGCAAATCTTAACATTCCAGCCGGAAAATTTGATCTTGGCCGTGACTTCAAGCAAGCCGGGCAAGCAGTCATTCTGCTAGCCGAGGCCTTCCTAACCTTTGCCATCTGGTTCGTGATTATCGGTGGCGCGCTCGCTATTCCTTCGGCGGTTATTATCTTCCTGGCGTACAAGCTGATCAAAAAATTGATCCGATCGTGA
- a CDS encoding RpiB/LacA/LacB family sugar-phosphate isomerase, protein MEKTVYLGADHAGFARKASVFEYLKNEGHIVEDLGAHKNDPTDDYPEYAARVAQAVREHPGSLGVLSCGNAEGICIAANKFQGIRAGVGYSIKAAETMRTDDDANIICVPGRLDVNDDPLEIVHAFLSTDFSGAERHKRRIEEVAKLEK, encoded by the coding sequence ATGGAGAAAACTGTCTATTTAGGAGCTGATCACGCGGGTTTTGCCCGAAAGGCCAGTGTGTTCGAGTATCTGAAGAACGAAGGACACATTGTTGAAGACCTCGGCGCCCACAAAAACGATCCAACTGACGATTATCCGGAATATGCGGCCAGGGTTGCGCAGGCCGTTCGCGAGCATCCCGGGTCGCTCGGCGTCCTCTCCTGCGGAAATGCAGAAGGCATTTGTATTGCGGCAAACAAATTCCAAGGAATCCGCGCCGGAGTGGGTTACTCGATCAAAGCTGCGGAAACCATGAGAACCGATGACGACGCGAACATCATCTGCGTTCCCGGACGACTCGACGTGAACGACGATCCGCTCGAAATCGTTCACGCCTTCCTCTCGACGGACTTCTCGGGAGCAGAAAGACATAAGAGAAGAATCGAGGAAGTAGCAAAACTCGAAAAATAA
- a CDS encoding peptidoglycan bridge formation glycyltransferase FemA/FemB family protein, whose translation MTPAQEWNDRVRPFLPPFGGFLQSYEWGEFQESLGFKVKRVFEESKKGTVVAQCIEQPLRFGKNYFLIPKGPLGDASAKATLDVLIEELSGASFLKIEPPKKLAGTTLVHERHPFTTAIVDLSGVDNPALPDTLLERMKPKTRYNIKLAEKKGVTIRIAREEAFDEFMELMKDTAKRDGFALHQPNRYLNMLKVLKGGECKAYFAFADFEGKALAANLMIDSFGQRTYLHGASSSENRNVMAPYALHWHLIKDAVEKGMTMYDFWGIAPVGADENHPWNGITRFKLGFGADVVVMPGTFDVPISKFWYNIYKLARKASGLK comes from the coding sequence ATGACGCCAGCGCAAGAGTGGAATGATCGAGTTCGCCCTTTTCTCCCGCCGTTTGGCGGATTTTTGCAGTCGTATGAGTGGGGGGAGTTTCAAGAGTCGCTCGGTTTTAAAGTTAAGCGAGTTTTCGAAGAGTCCAAGAAGGGGACAGTAGTTGCGCAATGCATCGAACAGCCGCTCAGATTCGGCAAAAATTACTTTTTGATTCCCAAGGGTCCTCTTGGGGACGCTTCGGCTAAGGCCACACTCGACGTACTCATAGAGGAACTTTCCGGCGCATCATTTTTGAAGATTGAACCGCCAAAGAAATTGGCCGGAACTACGTTGGTGCATGAACGGCATCCGTTTACGACGGCGATTGTCGATTTGAGCGGGGTTGATAACCCCGCCTTACCGGACACCCTGCTCGAACGGATGAAACCGAAAACGCGTTACAACATCAAACTCGCGGAAAAGAAGGGCGTGACTATTCGGATTGCGCGCGAAGAGGCGTTCGACGAGTTTATGGAACTGATGAAGGACACGGCTAAGCGGGATGGGTTCGCGCTTCATCAACCGAACCGATATTTGAACATGCTAAAGGTTCTCAAGGGGGGAGAGTGCAAGGCCTATTTCGCCTTTGCGGACTTTGAAGGCAAGGCGCTCGCGGCGAATCTTATGATCGACAGTTTTGGTCAGCGGACATACCTACATGGTGCGTCGAGTAGCGAAAATAGGAACGTCATGGCGCCCTACGCACTCCATTGGCATTTGATCAAAGACGCCGTCGAGAAAGGAATGACCATGTACGACTTTTGGGGTATTGCTCCAGTCGGCGCCGACGAGAATCATCCCTGGAATGGTATTACTCGCTTCAAATTAGGTTTTGGTGCAGATGTTGTAGTCATGCCCGGAACTTTTGATGTCCCCATCTCAAAATTTTGGTACAACATTTATAAATTGGCACGGAAAGCAAGTGGACTTAAGTAA
- the ileS gene encoding isoleucine--tRNA ligase: protein MSDDKKSAHSTQELDILKYWEKNKVFERSVSERPEAKPYTFYDGPPFATGLPHYGHIVASVMKDAVPRFWTMRGYRVDRRWGWDCHGLPIENIVEKKFDLKSRKDIEHYGVGAFNDQCESTVLQYAEDWKKVINRLGRWVDMDNAYRTMDRPFMESIWWVFSTLWEKGYIYEGRKAMQICPRCETSLSNFEVAQGYLDVTDISVTVAVEITSGKYKGAKILVWTTTPWTLPGNVLLAVGADMEYSLVEESGERYICATSRLGHVFKGKEPKVLETFAGNVLTESTYSPIFPYFATHGNAFRIVSGDFVTDTDGTGTVHIAPGFGSDDMMLGEAEKVKPLMHVKMNGQFVDEVAKPMTEEGYPVEGIPMKAKGEYSVIDIQVIKWLAHHGKLFGKEKIVHSYPHCWRCDTPLLNYATSSWFVRVSEMNDELLKNNQKINWVPDNMKEGRFGKWLEGARDWAISRSRYWGTPLPVWKSEDGEVIVIGSAEELEKFVGHKVDNLHKHVVDSLVIERDGKEFRRIPEVLDCWFESGSMPYAQLHYPFENKESFDAKFPAQFIAEGQDQTRGWFYTLHVLANALFQKPAFENVIVNGIVLAEDGKKMSKRLSNYPDPMEVMEKYGADAVRYYLMSTPVVRAENLRFSEAGVDEVSKKFITIMKNCVSFYKLYAEHDDGRAPNGKHVLDAWILARLNETLAVETASMEAYELSEAARVLQSFVTDLSQWYVRRSRDRVKVDGDDRAEALATLRHVLEVFSKMTAPFMPFLAEMIWQELGKKDSVHLEMWPKAEKVSAKSIEQMGEVRAIVSRIMEVRVESGMAVKQALGSAEITTPTGKISKDLQAVILDETNIKKASVKKGDLKVEVDLKLTPELVREGIAREVTRKVNGLRKDAGMTIADRIHLFIWSDSAEVMKMYEEFGEDMKNDTLSSKVEFGKKEGLANVASFRVAEQDLSVGF from the coding sequence ATGTCCGACGACAAAAAATCCGCTCATTCCACCCAAGAACTGGATATCCTCAAGTACTGGGAAAAGAATAAAGTTTTCGAGCGCTCGGTCAGCGAACGCCCGGAAGCAAAGCCCTACACCTTCTACGACGGCCCGCCGTTTGCAACTGGTTTGCCACATTACGGCCACATTGTCGCCTCCGTCATGAAGGACGCAGTGCCTCGTTTTTGGACCATGCGCGGCTACCGTGTTGACCGCCGTTGGGGTTGGGATTGTCACGGCTTGCCGATTGAAAACATTGTTGAGAAAAAGTTTGATTTGAAGAGCCGTAAAGATATTGAGCACTACGGCGTGGGCGCATTTAACGATCAATGTGAATCGACCGTATTACAGTACGCCGAGGACTGGAAAAAGGTCATTAACCGTCTTGGCCGCTGGGTAGACATGGACAACGCGTACCGCACCATGGACCGTCCATTCATGGAGTCTATTTGGTGGGTATTTTCTACACTTTGGGAGAAGGGTTACATCTACGAGGGTAGAAAAGCCATGCAAATCTGTCCGCGCTGCGAGACTTCTTTGTCGAACTTTGAAGTCGCTCAGGGCTACCTAGACGTAACCGATATTTCGGTGACCGTTGCTGTTGAAATCACGAGCGGGAAGTACAAAGGCGCGAAGATTCTTGTTTGGACGACTACTCCGTGGACTTTGCCTGGTAACGTTCTCCTTGCGGTCGGCGCGGACATGGAATATTCGCTCGTCGAAGAATCCGGCGAACGCTATATTTGCGCGACGAGTAGGCTCGGCCACGTTTTCAAGGGCAAGGAGCCGAAGGTTCTCGAGACTTTCGCCGGGAACGTCCTTACGGAGTCTACGTACAGCCCCATTTTCCCGTACTTCGCTACTCACGGAAACGCTTTCCGGATTGTTTCTGGCGATTTCGTGACTGATACTGACGGAACAGGAACCGTTCACATCGCTCCCGGCTTTGGCAGCGACGACATGATGTTGGGCGAGGCTGAAAAGGTAAAACCGCTCATGCACGTGAAGATGAACGGCCAGTTTGTAGACGAGGTAGCCAAGCCGATGACGGAAGAAGGCTATCCCGTCGAAGGGATCCCGATGAAGGCAAAGGGGGAGTACTCGGTCATCGACATCCAAGTCATCAAATGGCTCGCGCATCACGGAAAACTATTCGGCAAAGAGAAAATAGTTCACAGCTACCCGCACTGCTGGCGCTGTGACACTCCGCTTTTGAACTACGCCACGAGTTCATGGTTTGTTCGTGTTTCAGAAATGAACGACGAGCTCTTGAAGAACAACCAAAAGATTAATTGGGTGCCGGATAACATGAAAGAAGGCCGTTTTGGAAAGTGGCTAGAGGGCGCGCGTGATTGGGCCATTTCACGTTCCCGTTATTGGGGCACGCCGTTGCCGGTTTGGAAGAGTGAAGACGGCGAAGTGATCGTCATTGGTTCAGCTGAAGAGCTCGAAAAGTTCGTCGGCCACAAGGTAGATAACCTCCACAAACATGTGGTTGATTCTTTGGTCATTGAACGCGACGGCAAGGAGTTCCGCCGAATTCCAGAAGTGCTCGACTGCTGGTTCGAATCTGGCTCAATGCCGTACGCACAGCTTCACTATCCATTCGAAAACAAGGAGTCATTCGACGCCAAGTTTCCTGCCCAGTTCATTGCCGAGGGTCAGGACCAGACACGCGGTTGGTTCTACACGCTTCACGTGCTGGCGAACGCCCTTTTCCAGAAGCCAGCTTTTGAAAACGTCATTGTGAACGGCATCGTGCTCGCAGAAGACGGCAAGAAGATGAGCAAGCGCCTCAGTAACTACCCGGACCCCATGGAAGTCATGGAAAAGTACGGCGCTGATGCTGTCCGTTACTATTTGATGTCTACCCCTGTTGTCCGCGCCGAGAATCTTCGCTTTAGCGAGGCTGGCGTGGATGAAGTAAGCAAGAAGTTCATTACGATCATGAAGAACTGCGTCAGCTTTTATAAGCTTTACGCTGAGCACGATGACGGTCGCGCCCCGAATGGTAAACATGTCCTCGACGCTTGGATTCTTGCTCGCTTGAACGAGACACTCGCCGTTGAAACTGCCTCGATGGAAGCCTACGAGCTTTCTGAAGCCGCCCGCGTTCTCCAGTCATTCGTGACAGACCTTTCTCAGTGGTACGTCCGCCGTTCTCGCGACCGAGTCAAAGTGGATGGTGACGACCGCGCCGAGGCTTTGGCCACGTTGCGACATGTTCTCGAAGTATTCTCGAAGATGACGGCTCCCTTCATGCCATTCTTGGCTGAAATGATTTGGCAGGAACTCGGCAAAAAGGATTCTGTTCACCTTGAAATGTGGCCAAAGGCTGAAAAGGTGAGTGCGAAGTCCATTGAACAGATGGGGGAGGTGCGGGCGATTGTTTCCCGCATCATGGAAGTCCGTGTCGAATCTGGAATGGCCGTGAAACAGGCTCTCGGTTCAGCCGAAATCACTACGCCGACCGGTAAGATCAGTAAAGACCTTCAAGCCGTAATCCTCGACGAAACAAACATCAAAAAAGCCTCTGTCAAAAAGGGCGATCTTAAAGTTGAGGTCGATCTCAAGCTCACACCCGAGTTAGTCCGCGAGGGAATCGCCCGCGAGGTGACTCGAAAAGTTAATGGCCTTCGCAAAGACGCCGGCATGACTATTGCCGACCGTATTCATCTGTTTATTTGGTCTGATTCCGCCGAAGTGATGAAGATGTACGAAGAATTCGGCGAGGACATGAAGAACGATACCCTTTCGAGCAAAGTAGAATTCGGGAAAAAAGAAGGCCTGGCAAACGTCGCAAGTTTCCGCGTGGCAGAGCAGGATTTGTCGGTTGGGTTCTAG
- a CDS encoding DUF4012 domain-containing protein, translated as MINEDGKKIIRIRRGGNSTVSPFIVRLSRPGEIVETSDPLADLRASLVIDGDEEESAEADLVEATDGGVSLAITFDEFRDQLMEDAVPVEGENEDSVILRSSATKNLIGYHSDPSLALRMTAPTTIAVPILDPIATEDIEVAEVFSAVTPLADLTARIARVFSSKRALASFVLLALFISAPLHAAQVYANVRSTTDSVKSNGSTALDAFLRGATSLSSKDFASAGKDFSKAAEDFANAEDSLNSMHAVVTAAASVIPQTERTMSSVRHLATAGEELANTAEILSLAGQDIAGKKSLTVVDKIDLLSTYVGSAEPHVITAAEAIQKIDEGSMPEEYAGKIHELKSTVPALASALHEFTQFTNALTIILGGKGEVRYLAAFQNNTEIRATGGFVGSFAELDVKNGVIERLSVPGGGSYSAQGQLTEYVAAPGPMHLLRPRWEFQDANWFPDFPTSAKKMLWFQEHSGGPTMDGVIAVNASFIVDLLKIVGPVDMPQYKRTINADNFLIETQKIVELEYDKSANKPKAFIGDLAPLLLKRVTDADFPTLTKVLSLVGQGLQEKDIMVYFSQNDLEATMDKLGFTGSLKQTTGDSLMIVDTNLGGGKTDGVIDEQANVEVEISEDGTVVNTVTVTRTHRGMKSELFRGVNNVDYIRLYVPEGSQIMNASGFTPPAEALFKKSDVPLSTDEDLALNMQDIGKDESTGTDVWNENGKTVFGNWVQTAPGTSSTVTFTYKLPFKVSLAKATGMFAATSPVPYSLFVQKQSGVENRRTDVRVSLPHAVEVIWTSSDANSNVTGVATNERDSFFGWLFQP; from the coding sequence GTGATAAACGAGGACGGAAAAAAGATAATTCGCATTAGGAGAGGCGGTAATTCCACCGTTTCCCCTTTTATTGTTCGTCTTTCCCGTCCCGGCGAAATCGTGGAGACCTCTGACCCGCTCGCAGATCTCCGCGCTAGCCTTGTAATTGACGGCGACGAAGAAGAATCAGCTGAGGCAGATTTGGTGGAAGCGACAGATGGGGGAGTTTCTTTGGCGATTACTTTTGATGAATTTAGAGACCAGCTCATGGAAGATGCGGTGCCGGTAGAAGGAGAGAACGAAGATTCAGTCATTCTGAGGAGCTCCGCGACGAAGAATCTGATTGGTTACCATTCAGATCCTTCGCTAGCGCTCAGGATGACTGCGCCGACAACCATCGCCGTTCCCATTCTCGACCCTATCGCTACCGAGGATATAGAGGTCGCCGAAGTCTTTTCTGCGGTTACTCCTTTGGCTGATCTGACGGCTCGTATCGCTCGAGTTTTCTCATCCAAGCGCGCGCTGGCGTCATTTGTTCTTTTGGCGCTATTCATTTCTGCGCCGCTCCATGCCGCGCAGGTGTATGCCAACGTGCGCTCGACTACCGATTCCGTGAAGAGCAATGGTTCGACCGCGCTCGATGCGTTCTTGAGAGGTGCGACCAGTCTTTCAAGCAAGGATTTTGCTTCTGCCGGTAAGGATTTCTCAAAAGCTGCCGAAGATTTCGCCAACGCTGAGGATTCGCTGAATAGTATGCATGCCGTGGTGACCGCGGCGGCCAGTGTTATTCCTCAGACTGAGCGGACCATGAGTTCAGTACGGCATCTGGCAACTGCGGGGGAGGAGTTAGCTAACACGGCGGAGATTTTATCGCTCGCTGGGCAGGACATTGCAGGCAAGAAGTCATTAACCGTGGTCGACAAGATTGATTTGCTCTCTACGTATGTCGGTAGTGCGGAACCGCATGTCATTACGGCAGCTGAAGCAATCCAAAAGATAGATGAAGGCTCAATGCCGGAGGAATACGCCGGAAAAATCCACGAATTGAAATCGACCGTTCCCGCACTCGCCAGTGCGCTCCATGAGTTTACGCAGTTTACTAACGCGCTCACGATCATCCTCGGGGGCAAGGGCGAAGTCCGATACCTGGCAGCTTTCCAGAATAACACTGAAATTCGAGCGACTGGCGGATTCGTCGGCAGTTTCGCAGAACTCGACGTAAAAAACGGAGTCATCGAGCGCTTATCGGTTCCGGGCGGTGGTTCGTACTCAGCGCAGGGTCAGTTAACCGAATACGTTGCCGCACCTGGGCCAATGCACCTCCTGCGTCCGCGCTGGGAGTTCCAAGACGCCAACTGGTTTCCTGATTTTCCCACTTCGGCTAAGAAGATGCTCTGGTTCCAGGAGCATTCTGGCGGACCCACTATGGACGGGGTGATTGCGGTTAATGCCTCATTTATTGTGGACCTCTTAAAGATTGTTGGACCGGTGGACATGCCGCAATACAAGAGAACGATCAATGCCGATAACTTTTTAATTGAAACTCAAAAGATCGTCGAACTTGAATACGACAAGAGTGCTAACAAGCCTAAGGCCTTCATTGGCGACCTCGCCCCGCTTCTCTTGAAACGCGTGACAGATGCTGATTTTCCAACCTTGACCAAGGTGTTGAGTTTGGTTGGCCAGGGTCTGCAGGAAAAAGACATCATGGTGTATTTCTCGCAGAATGATTTGGAGGCAACCATGGATAAACTCGGTTTCACGGGTAGCCTGAAGCAGACTACGGGTGACTCGCTCATGATTGTTGATACAAACTTGGGCGGAGGAAAAACTGATGGGGTGATTGATGAACAGGCGAATGTTGAGGTTGAGATCAGCGAAGACGGAACTGTTGTGAATACGGTCACTGTCACGCGCACTCACCGCGGTATGAAGAGCGAGCTCTTCCGTGGCGTGAATAACGTGGATTACATACGTTTATATGTTCCGGAAGGCAGTCAGATCATGAACGCTTCCGGTTTTACCCCGCCCGCCGAGGCACTCTTTAAGAAGAGTGATGTTCCGCTCTCAACAGATGAAGATTTGGCGCTTAACATGCAGGATATAGGCAAGGATGAATCTACCGGTACAGATGTTTGGAATGAAAATGGCAAGACCGTCTTTGGCAACTGGGTGCAGACTGCTCCCGGCACTTCTTCAACCGTCACCTTCACCTATAAACTGCCATTCAAAGTCTCGCTCGCAAAGGCGACTGGTATGTTTGCCGCTACCAGTCCAGTCCCTTACTCATTGTTTGTTCAAAAACAGTCGGGTGTAGAAAATCGCCGAACAGATGTGCGGGTTTCGCTCCCACACGCGGTAGAAGTTATTTGGACCAGCTCAGACGCTAATTCTAACGTCACTGGCGTGGCTACTAATGAGCGCGATTCCTTCTTTGGTTGGCTTTTCCAGCCCTAA
- a CDS encoding ATP-binding protein, which translates to MPNLFILRGIPGSGKSTYAKSQPGAVICSADDFFVQPDGSYAYDKSKIQLAHDFCFKKCHDALHAGEQTVIIDNMNTTAWEISPYVMLGRNFGYRVEILNFPCDQQVGVSRNVHHVPLKDIEKTAKLIKTTKLPKSWLQSDAC; encoded by the coding sequence ATGCCCAATCTTTTTATTCTGCGAGGAATCCCTGGATCCGGAAAATCCACCTACGCAAAATCTCAACCCGGTGCAGTTATCTGTTCAGCGGATGACTTTTTTGTGCAACCGGACGGTTCGTACGCATATGACAAGTCCAAAATCCAACTGGCTCATGATTTCTGTTTCAAAAAATGCCATGACGCGCTCCACGCCGGCGAGCAAACGGTGATTATAGACAACATGAACACTACGGCCTGGGAAATCTCCCCCTACGTCATGCTCGGCCGGAATTTTGGGTATAGGGTTGAAATTCTAAACTTCCCGTGCGACCAACAAGTCGGCGTATCCCGTAATGTCCATCACGTTCCACTGAAAGATATAGAAAAAACTGCCAAACTCATAAAAACTACAAAGCTACCCAAAAGCTGGCTCCAAAGCGATGCGTGCTAA
- the ruvA gene encoding Holliday junction branch migration protein RuvA, producing MIAFIEGILAEHESDAVVVDVGGVGYRVMITRTKHEVGDKVKYFVAEVIREDKHDLYGFETKDERELFYIFTDVQGVGPKMGQKILSAASSDALRKHIQQDDVSFFTSISGVGKKTAQKIILDLKGVLVDTDSTGKTEHSDDVTEALESLGYSADDIRKVMPHVVGATIESKVKCALKMLSR from the coding sequence ATGATCGCATTCATTGAAGGGATACTCGCCGAACACGAATCGGATGCTGTCGTGGTAGACGTTGGTGGTGTTGGCTATCGCGTCATGATTACACGAACGAAGCATGAAGTAGGGGACAAGGTGAAATACTTTGTGGCCGAGGTGATTAGGGAGGACAAACATGATCTTTACGGCTTTGAAACAAAGGACGAACGAGAGCTTTTTTATATTTTTACTGACGTGCAGGGCGTTGGTCCAAAGATGGGACAGAAGATTCTTTCGGCCGCTTCATCCGACGCCCTCCGTAAGCATATTCAACAAGATGACGTGTCATTTTTTACTTCTATTTCCGGCGTCGGCAAGAAAACCGCGCAGAAAATTATCCTCGATTTAAAAGGTGTACTCGTAGACACTGACTCAACTGGCAAGACCGAACATTCCGATGACGTGACTGAGGCACTAGAAAGTTTGGGTTACTCGGCTGATGATATTCGCAAAGTCATGCCCCACGTAGTCGGCGCGACTATTGAAAGTAAGGTAAAATGTGCATTGAAGATGCTTTCGAGGTGA